From Rhodamnia argentea isolate NSW1041297 chromosome 10, ASM2092103v1, whole genome shotgun sequence, a single genomic window includes:
- the LOC115739113 gene encoding probable phosphoinositide phosphatase SAC9 isoform X3 codes for MAAEAEIYVSDRDPYKGSSQYFQRLSMRYDARNLGATVGGNQRKNVSVPIFCINLLRNGQGKSESILVQHFVECINYIRSAKKLPSTRIHLINYDWHASTKLKGEQQTVQELWTLLEQPTVSVGISEGDYLPSRQRIKDCWGEVIYNNDFEGAFCLRSHQNGVIRYNCADSLDRTNAASYFGALQVFVEQCRRLGISLDSDRAYGYQSPDNYSGYTAPLPPGWEKRSDAVTGKVYYVDHNTRTTTWTHPCPDRPWKRFDMNFDEFRRSTILSPVSQLADLFLLAGDVHATLYTGSKAMHSQILSIFNEEAGTFKQYSQNLKITLQRRYQNAVVDSSRQKQLEMFLGMRLFKHLPSIPVKPLSVLSRPSGFFLKPVANIFPDCDGGASLLSFKKKDAIWVCPQDTDVVELLVYLAEPCHVCQLLLTISHGADDSTYPSTVDVRTGQDLDNLKLVLEGATIPMCAKGTNLLIPLPGPISAEDMAITGAGARLHSQDALTLSLLYDFEEVEGELDFLTRVVALTFYPALSERSLVTLGEIEILGASLPWSGAFIGEGCGAKLIEFSRKFRKESNPFMSNPESNPFSGSCMSNDNVLPSDERGISGNHFVDLLTGGNTVNEPPPHPLAENVTCDGDDMLDFLDQAVVEYHGAENDGKIFPVAEKTLGNGNQDYISHLKYLAGADLRKKLDFTDALKLEIERLRLNLSAAERDRALLAVGIDPASINPNLLLNESYMTRLCRIANSLASLGQASLEDRITAAIGLENTDNNIIDFWNIAGLGEKCLGNMCEARAETEVPATPFSTVSSTSSQLSLLCSQCERKVCKVCCAGKGALLLMSFISRDPPSYGSVQSQGGQVDVSTNRSTAIDGVICKRCCQGIVLDALMLDYIRVLTSLRRSARAGDAAYTALYQVMGSSLGDYPSERTRYSNPNKPVKAQRQLLKGEESLAEFPFASLLYSVPTAVGSASSLSLLAPLTFGSQHSYWKAPTSATSVELVIALGTVSDVSGVIMLVSPCGYSAADAPSVQIWASNKIQKEERSCMGKWDVQSLIASSSEFYGQEKLAREDEVPRHIKFAFRNPVRCRIIWITLRLQRPGSYSVNLEKDFNLLSLEENPFSQLNRRASFGGSTESDPCIHAKRILVVGSMVKKETELSQGSGQINLRNWSDRAPQLNRFKVPIEAERLMDNDLTLEQYLSPLSPLIAGFRLDAFSAIKPRISHSPLPDAYTQDALTLMDERYISPAVLYVQVSAVQDSNKMVTIGEYQLPEAKPGTAMYFDFHRKIQARRVTFRLLGDVTAFVDDPAEQEDPNFRTSPLAAGLSLLNRVKLYHYADQYEMGKWGSLAAV; via the exons ATGGCTGCTGAAGCAGAAATATATGTTTCTGATCGAGATCCGTATAAAGGAAGTTCACAGTACTTTCAGAGGTTGAGTATGAGATACGATGCACGAAATTTAGGTGCAACTGTTGGTGGGAATCAGAGAAAGAATGTTTCTGTCCCAATTTTTTGTATAAACTTGCTTAGGAATGGACAAGGGAAGTCTGAATCAATTTTAGTTCAGCATTTTGTGGAATGTATAAATTACATTAGATCAGCTAAAAAACTCCCAAGTACTCGAATACATCTAATAAATTATGACTGGCATGCCAGTACAAAGTTAAAAGGTGAACAGCAAACTGTTCAAGAACTGTGGACGCTTCTAGAACAACCTACAGTGTCCGTAGGCATTTCCGAAGGAGATTATTTGCCTTCGCGACAACGTATTAAGGATTGCTGGGGTGAAGTTATCTACAATAATGACTTTGAAGGAGCATTCTGCTTAAGGTCACATCAAAATGGTGTAATTCGCTACAATTGTGCTGATTCACTGGATAGAACTAATGCAGCTAGTTACTTTGGTGCCCTTCAAGTTTTTGTGGAGCAATGTAGGCGGCTGGGAATATCACTTGACAGTGACAGGGCATATGGTTATCAATCACCTGATAATTATAGTGGGTATACCGCTCCACTGCCACCAGGATGGGAAAAGAGATCCGATGCAGTGACAGGGAAAGTATACTATGTAGATCACAACACCAGGACGACAACATGGACACATCCATGTCCAGATAGACCTTGGAAGAGATTTgacatgaattttgatgaatttaggaGATCTACAATATTGTCACCCGTTTCTCAGTTGGCTGATCTTTTCCTGCTGGCTGGTGATGTCCATGCAACACTTTATACTGGGTCCAAAGCAATGCACAGCCAGATACTCAGTATATTCAATGAAGAAGCAGGGACCTTTAAGCAGTATTCTCAGAACCTGAAAATCACCTTGCAGAGAAGGTATCAAAATGCAGTTGTAGATAGTTCCCGCCAGAAGCAACTGGAGATGTTTCTTGGAATGAGACTGTTTAAGCATCTTCCATCTATTCCAGTCAAACCTCTCAGT GTTCTTTCTCGCCCATCAGGATTCTTTCTCAAGCCAGTTGCCAACATTTTCCCAGATTGTGATGGTGGCGCAAGTCTCCTTAGTTTCAAGAAGAAGGATGCAATCTGG GTTTGCCCGCAGGATACGGATGTAGTTGAACTTCTTGTCTATCTTGCTGAGCCTTGCCATGTCTGTCAGCTTCTTCTTACAATATCACATGGTGCAGATGATTCGACATATCCGTCGACAGTTGATGTAAGGACTGGACAGGACCTTGATAATCTCAAACTGGTCCTGGAG GGTGCTACTATTCCTATGTGTGCAAAAGGGACAAATCTTTTGATCCCCTTACCAGGACCAATTAGTGCAGAAGATATGGCTATTACAGGAGCAGGGGCGCGACTTCATTCTCAAGATGCATTAACTCTTTCACTACTTTATGATTTTGAAGAAGTTGAAGGAGAACTGGACTTTCTTACTCGAGTAGTTGCACTGACTTTTTATCCCGCTCTCTCTGAACGAAGCCTTGTGACGCTTGGTGAG ATTGAAATTCTTGGAGCTTCCCTCCCTTGGTCTGGAGCTTTCATTGGGGAAGGCTGTGGTGCTAAACTTATCGAATTCAGCAGAAAGTTTCGAAAGGAGAGTAATCCTTTTATGTCTAATCCTGAGTCTAATCCTTTCTCTGGATCTTGTATGTCCAATGACAATGTGTTGCCATCGGATGAAAGAGGTATTTCGGGGAACCACTTTGTGGACCTTTTGACAGGAGGGAATACAGTTAATGAACCTCCTCCTCATCCACTGGCAGAAAATGTTACATGTGATGGAGATGACATGCTTGATTTCTTAGATCAAGCGGTTGTTGAGTATCATGGTGCTGAAAACGATGGAAAGATCTTTCCAGTAGCTGAGAAAACATTAGGAAATGGTAACCAGGATTACATCAGTCATCTGAAGTACCTTGCAGGGGCTGACCTG AGAAAGAAGCTCGACTTTACAGACGCCTTGAAGCTTGAGATAGAACGCCTTCGACTAAATCTTTCAGCTGCTGAAAGGGATAGAGCTCTTTTGGCGGTTGGGATTGATCCTGCTTCAATAAACCCCAATCTTTTGCTCAACGAATCTTACATGACAAGATTATGCAGAATTGCCAATTCGCTTGCATCGCTTGGGCAAGCTTCACTTGAAGACAGAATCACTGCTGCAATTGGTCTTGAGAATACTGATAATAACATCATAGATTTCTGGAATATAGCTGGATTAGGGGAAAAATGCTTGGGCAATATGTGTGAGGCGCGTGCTGAAACTGAGGTTCCTGCAACCCCATTTTCAACAGTTTCATCAACTTCCTCACAACTTAGTCTATTATGCTCTCAATGTGAAAGGAAGGTCTGTAAGGTTTGTTGTGCTGGTAAAGGAGCTCTTCTTCTTATGAGCTTTATCTCGAGAGATCCCCCAAGTTATGGTAGTGTTCAGAGTCAGGGTGGTCAAGTTGATGTCTCAACAAACAGATCGACGGCAATTGATGGTGTTATCTGCAAAAGGTGTTGCCAAGGTATTGTGCTTGATGCATTGATGTTGGACTATATCAGGGTCTTGACTAGCTTAAGAAGAAGTGCTCGTGCTGGTGATGCTGCTTATACAGCCTTGTATCAGGTCATGGGATCTTCCTTGGGGGATTATCCATCTGAAAGAACTAGATATTCTAATCCTAATAAACCTGTTAAAGCTCAAAGACAACTACTTAAAGGAGAGGAATCACTTGCTGAATTCCCTTTTGCCAGCTTGTTGTATTCG GTCCCAACAGCAGTGGGTTCTGCCTCATCATTATCATTGCTTGCTCCACTCACTTTTGGATCACAGCATTCATATTGGAAGGCTCCTACCAGTGCTACCTCTGTTGAACTGGTCATTGCTTTGGGAACCGTTTCCGATGTCAGTGGAGTGATCATGCTCGTTAGTCCATGCGGCTATTCTGCGGCGGATGCTCCCAGT GTGCAAATCTGGGCTAGTAACAagatacaaaaagaagaaagatcatGCATGGGAAAATGGGATGTCCAGTCTCTTATAGCATCTTCCTCAGAATTCTATGGACAAGAAAAATTGGCTAGGGAGGATGAAGTACCCAGGCATATAAAATTTGCTTTCAGAAATCCTGTCCGATGCCGCATTATATGGATTACTCTGCGCCTGCAGCGTCCTGGTTCCTATTCTGTTAATCTTGAGAAAGATTTCAATCTTTTATCTCTGGAAGAGAATCCCTTCTCACAGCTTAACCGGCGTGCTTCCTTTGGAGGCTCAACTGAAAGTGATCCTTGTATTCATGCCAAAAGAATATTAGTCGTTGGAAGCATGGTAAAAAAAGAGACAGAGCTATCGCAAGGCTCTGGCCAGATAAATTTGAGAAACTGGTCAGACAGAGCTCCTCAGTTAAATAGATTTAAG GTTCCTATTGAGGCTGAGAGGCTCATGGACAATGATCTTACCTTGGAGCAGTACCTTTCTCCTCTGTCACCTTTGATTGCAGGATTTCGTTTAGACGCTTTTAGTGCAATTAAGCCACGGATCAGCC